From one Pontibacillus sp. HMF3514 genomic stretch:
- a CDS encoding DUF2521 family protein, giving the protein MSVVPIERLRLNKQIQFERSLLRELTLQEVQQDVSQSFQKLFHSYTVFESAIQEEAIEQAMEAYLLGAEASQFILSGEQKEDVISRYEVELNTISADFADYLDYWHHATESHSWLIQRAGTICEKFFKRWWMAGLERGERRRRLKLH; this is encoded by the coding sequence ATGTCCGTCGTACCAATAGAACGATTACGATTAAACAAACAAATTCAATTTGAACGTAGTTTACTACGCGAACTTACATTACAAGAAGTGCAACAGGATGTCTCCCAATCCTTTCAGAAACTTTTTCATTCATATACTGTATTTGAATCCGCCATTCAAGAAGAAGCCATTGAGCAAGCTATGGAAGCTTATTTACTTGGAGCTGAAGCTAGTCAATTTATTTTATCCGGTGAACAAAAAGAGGATGTCATAAGCCGTTATGAAGTTGAACTTAATACAATCTCCGCAGACTTTGCGGATTATCTGGATTATTGGCATCATGCAACAGAATCACACTCTTGGTTAATTCAACGAGCAGGCACCATTTGTGAGAAATTTTTTAAACGGTGGTGGATGGCAGGCTTGGAGCGTGGTGAAAGAAGAAGGCGATTAAAGCTCCATTAA
- the cwlD gene encoding N-acetylmuramoyl-L-alanine amidase CwlD produces the protein MGKTLKIASWILGLLVLIVLIRYPIETKDSWQTWSLPLAGQIIVIDPGHGGVDGGAVGADDTLEKDIALQVSKHLRDYLQQAGALVYLTREKDVDLADKDIKSLSKRKSQDIRRRVQLIDDKEADFFVSVHLNAIPSTKWHGAQSFYNPTSPESERLAKFIQSEIKRNLENTTRNALAKNNMYLLKQTEPPGALVEIGFLSNVHERDLLKTDPYQKKVAASIYEGILRYVTEEEVPEG, from the coding sequence ATGGGAAAAACGCTTAAAATTGCAAGCTGGATCTTAGGACTTTTGGTATTAATTGTACTGATCCGGTACCCGATTGAAACAAAGGACTCATGGCAAACTTGGTCCCTTCCCCTTGCCGGACAAATCATTGTAATTGATCCTGGACACGGTGGAGTAGATGGTGGTGCCGTCGGTGCGGACGATACATTAGAAAAAGATATTGCCTTACAGGTGTCCAAGCATTTACGTGACTACTTGCAGCAAGCGGGTGCACTTGTCTATTTAACACGTGAAAAAGATGTTGATTTGGCAGATAAAGATATCAAAAGCTTATCTAAACGAAAGTCTCAGGATATTCGTAGACGCGTACAACTGATTGATGATAAAGAAGCTGATTTCTTTGTAAGTGTTCATTTAAATGCCATTCCTTCAACCAAATGGCATGGTGCACAATCCTTTTATAACCCAACCTCACCAGAGAGTGAAAGGCTTGCGAAGTTTATCCAATCAGAAATAAAGCGAAACTTAGAAAATACGACGCGTAATGCTCTAGCCAAGAATAATATGTACCTTTTAAAACAAACAGAACCACCAGGTGCGCTTGTGGAAATTGGCTTCTTATCAAATGTCCATGAACGCGATCTTCTTAAAACAGATCCTTATCAGAAGAAAGTTGCTGCTTCAATCTATGAGGGGATCTTAAGGTACGTGACTGAGGAAGAAGTTCCTGAAGGTTAG
- a CDS encoding Mrp/NBP35 family ATP-binding protein, translating to MVTKEQVVDLLHKIEDPHLHRTLEETGGIGEITIKEEKNHVSVKIAIAQPNTAEQMQLQQEIVNVLKGAGAATVGLRFEQLPDEVIQQYANTSVQSEGGSLLDSGETTFIAVASGKGGVGKSTVTVNLATSLARLGKKVGIIDADIYGFSVPDMMGIEERPVVRGEHIIPVERFGVKVISMGFFVEDNSPIIWRGPMLGKMLTSFFKEVEWGELDYLLLDLPPGTGDVALDLHSMLPSCKEVIVTTPHPTAAFVAARAGQMAIKTEHEILGIIENMSYFESKLTGQKEYVFGQGGGDKLAEQLQTDILGRLPLQQPYEEEDVFAPGVYQADHPTGKIFLSVANKMINKME from the coding sequence ATGGTAACAAAAGAACAAGTTGTGGACTTGCTTCATAAGATTGAAGACCCACATTTACATAGAACACTTGAAGAAACAGGCGGTATTGGTGAAATCACAATTAAAGAAGAAAAAAATCATGTCAGCGTGAAAATAGCAATTGCGCAACCTAATACAGCTGAGCAAATGCAATTACAACAAGAAATTGTAAACGTTTTAAAAGGGGCAGGAGCAGCAACTGTTGGTCTGCGTTTTGAACAATTGCCTGATGAGGTTATTCAGCAATATGCTAATACATCTGTACAATCAGAAGGTGGATCCTTGTTAGACAGTGGAGAAACTACATTTATTGCTGTAGCTAGTGGTAAAGGGGGAGTTGGTAAATCAACAGTAACCGTAAATTTAGCAACCTCTCTTGCTCGTTTAGGGAAAAAAGTCGGTATTATTGACGCAGACATTTACGGTTTTAGTGTTCCAGATATGATGGGGATCGAAGAACGTCCTGTAGTACGTGGAGAACATATCATACCCGTAGAGCGATTCGGTGTTAAAGTTATTTCTATGGGCTTCTTTGTGGAGGATAATTCTCCAATTATATGGCGTGGACCTATGCTAGGAAAAATGCTGACAAGTTTCTTTAAAGAAGTTGAATGGGGAGAATTAGATTATCTTCTTCTAGATTTACCACCTGGAACAGGAGACGTAGCATTAGATCTACATTCCATGCTGCCATCTTGTAAAGAAGTTATCGTTACAACACCACACCCGACAGCTGCATTTGTAGCAGCTCGTGCAGGTCAAATGGCCATTAAAACCGAGCATGAAATTCTAGGTATTATTGAAAACATGTCATACTTTGAAAGTAAGTTAACCGGACAAAAAGAATATGTATTTGGTCAAGGAGGCGGGGACAAGCTCGCTGAACAGCTTCAGACTGATATACTTGGCAGATTACCTCTTCAACAGCCTTATGAAGAGGAAGACGTATTT